In the genome of Coturnix japonica isolate 7356 chromosome Z, Coturnix japonica 2.1, whole genome shotgun sequence, one region contains:
- the LOC116652547 gene encoding mucin-12-like has product MGLSVIGKLEAGISIAEWEDNNAYEALAVWYRRCHASNCLYPHGRLRSGEGPWELLLCSSCAARGTHRRCSYLSDSRTEWECNACAGEGTASSTSSGLAGLGTTSQQGLQLSQTSVTPESSSSGTTSEHGLPPPQGSTAPESSSSTTTSQAPSEPANRSRVPESSGLSSHHRTECHGRCETTHNAAPIAESSTSYSAIQGTSRSSRRCRALEYIFSSRLREQARTRSRSPLRHQAPESPSQPQRHLGSRQTTSPGAQRCSYTAPAAPGSCVPESSGLSSHHRTESQGRWETSHNAAPIAASSTSDSAIQGTSRSSRRCRALEYIFQ; this is encoded by the exons ATGGGCCTCAGTGTCATTGGGAAGCTGGAAGCAGGGATAag TATTGCAGAATGGGAGGACAACAACGCCTATGAAGCACTGGCAGTTTGGTATCGACGGTGCCATGCCAGCAACTGCCTTTACCCCCATGGCAGATTGCGGTCAGGAGAGGG gccctgggagctgctcctctgcagctcctgtgctgcacGAGGCACACACCGCCGCTGCTCCTACCTGAGTGATAGCAGAACCGAATGGGAGTGCAACGCCTGTGCTGGAGAGGGCACCG cctccagcaccagctcagGTCTTGCTGGCCTCGGCACCACCAGCCAGCAGGGACTGCAGCTATCTCAAACCTCTGTGacaccagagagcagcagctccggCACCACCAGTGAGCACGGACTGCCGCCACCCCAAGGCTCCACAgcaccagagagcagcagctctacAACCACCAGCCAGGCACCATCGGAGCCAGCTAACCGTTCCCGTGTGCCTGAGAGCAGCGGCCTGTCCAGCCATCACAGGACAGAGTGCCATGGACGCTGTGAGACAACCCATAATGCTGCTCCAattgctgagagcagcacctCATACTCTGCCATCCAGGGGACATCACGGTCCTCGAGGCGCTGCCGTGCACTGGAATACATCTTCAGTagcaggctgagagagcagGCCCGGACAAGAAGCCGCTCTCCGTTGCGGCACCAGGCCCCAGAATCTCCGAGCCAGCCCCAGAGACACCTTGGGAGCAGGCAGACAACAAGCCCAGGTGCTCAGAGATGCAGCTACACCGCACCAGCAGCACCGGGTTCCTGTGTGCCTGAGAGCAGCGGTCTGTCCAGCCATCACAGGACAGAGTCCCAAGGACGCTGGGAGACAAGCCATAATGCTGCTCCAATTGCTGCGAGCAGCACCTCAGACTCTGCCATCCAGGGGACATCACGGTCCTCGAGGCGCTGCCGTGCACTGGAATACATCTTTCAGTag